The following DNA comes from Salminus brasiliensis chromosome 21, fSalBra1.hap2, whole genome shotgun sequence.
GCATGCAACAGGCTACTGGAACATTGTGGCCCAGCAGTTTTGCATTCCTGTTTTGTAGCTAGCACTATATAACAGAATACTGTTTGGACTGAATACTGTTTAACAGATATGCGTTTTGAACAGAACCGATACTAATACAAACACAGGTGTGGGGCGCTCTGATTGTTATTAATGCACAAATCATAACAATTCTGTTATAGTTATGAACTGGCAACTTACTTGGTTCAAACTCCACTCCACTCGAGACTACACCTCAAGGTACACTTGACATTAACTTCGCCTCTTCACTCATGCAGCTGTGCTCGAATAGTCCAAATGAATTATCCTTTTCTGTCTGCTTGCATTGATTCTGCCTGATCTCCATCTAAGAGCTTCACTCAATATACTGGCCGAGCTGACTACTTGTCGACTCCACATGGGTAGCAAATCACACAGAATCTAGGGCAGGGAGTGTCtgtaaagtattcggacacagcCGAACGTGAGGCGGTCACTTTAGTAGCCTGACCgaaatgtttataaaaaaaacagaatatagTATACAAATAAACTCTCAACAATACGATTGTTATTAACATATTTACTGACTGGAATACGATTTTAGATTAACATTCACTTACGTCCCTGCAGTCTGTAAGTCGCATAGTTGTGGCTTTTGACCACTAACTGCCCGTTTTAGGTCCTGCCACAACATCTCAATACTGTTTGCTATTATCTGTAAGATACTCAAATTTTGTTTCATATCAGCCGAGGTGGACGTGCTCTTAGGATTTACACTGCTGTCAGTTTTTCTTTCCACAGTTAATAACTTTAATTAATAACAATAGttgtatgttaatatttttcCTAAAGAATTCTGAAGTTCGGTGAGTcttgttttatggttttatgccCACTGCATTTTGTCTGAAAAAGACTGAGTATAACGTCCAATGTAAAGTAGGTAGTTATAATGTCTGTGGAGtttaattttcatttaaattaatttaatttaattcatttaagtTTAATTTTAAGTGAAAAGGTCAGGTGATGTTATTACTATTTAAGGACaatatgtgtttttgtcatgagcggttagagcgccgggctatcgataacagggttgtgggttcgattcccgggctcggcaagctgccactgttgggcccttgagcaaggccctttaccctctctgctccccgggcgctggagttggctgcccaccactctgggtgtgtgtgtactcactgcccctagttcacttgtgtgtgtgtgtgtgttcactaccacagatgggttaaatgaggaggacacatttcgctgtacagtgcacactgaacagtgacaaatatgtgcacctttacctttaccttttatatGGATTTAAAAGCATCCTATATGAAAAATACTATCCTCCTATATATAATATGTCTCCTATATTTTCAAACAAACCCCAAAAGAACTTGAAAGTAACTAAAGAATTGTTTTGATTATCAGTCTCAAAATTCAGTAAAGGGTAAAGGACAAGTTCACTCATTCACTTAAGTATTTCACTTTACTATCTTTACTTGAATATCTCAGCAACCGTTCCCCTCAAGTAatggtcttggcaccgttcctcttcaccctgtacactgcggACTTCGTGTACAGCTCACTCACCTGtcaagttctctgatgactcgaCGATCGTCGGTCTCATAActaatgaggaggacagcgagtacagagaactgatttaggactttgtggactggtgtttgcagaaccaccttcagataaacacgtaaaagaccaaagaactggtggtggatttccgcaggtgcagacaccgccctccatcagtgaacatccagggtatggaCATCGAGAGAGTGGACTCCTGGGTGTTCATctaaacaacaaactggactggtcagttaacactgctacactctacaagaaaggccagagcagactctatctactgaggagattgaggtcctttggagtgcagggagcattcctgaggactttcttcgacacagtggtggcatctgtcattttttaatggagtggtctgctggggcagtagcatctcgacagCAGACAAGAAGAGACTGTCCTGGGATGCTTCTTAGATCCGGTGCAGGTgttgggagacaggaggatgacagccaagctggcatccatgctggagaacagctcccaccttaTGCATGAgactaaatgtaaatgaattttTATTTCAGGTGATTTTAAAGCcaggtccattcatcattagaTGTCAACAAAATGTAACATATATATTGCTacagtccaatgaaaaacatgtatctctatttttgcccgtttttaattttttccatgatttaaaccctgtagctgctctgtacattgTCGCAATagttctggatgaacagaccaatagaaatgctccaaaattataaggaataaactcttattttacaccgACATCTATTCAAATAGTCACATGGTTTGGGCACCACAATTCGGGAAAATGACATATTTAGTTCCTGAGTGAAAATAGCTCAAAATTTCCTCTACAGAACGAATGCTTTTTAAAGCACAATTCACAGTGTGAACAGACGGCCTTAGCTGGTTCTTCCTGCTTCCTGCTTTGTTGATTAAGCTGAACTGAGTGCCTGTAATCACTTTTGCATAGACCTGGGCCCAGCCAAAGAAACTATTTGCAAGAGCCACGCTAAAATATGTCTAGAGATATGAGGCTTaaataaattatgtaaattaaatGACAAATTCCACTCATTAAATTTTTTATcagttattattagtatttattatagtattattatagtatggtatttattatagttattattttatttttcatacaATAAAACAATTGAACACTTGAAAAGTCACTTTATTCTTTATGTTAAGAAGTCATTTTAAAGGAGTCCTGCTTTAGTAAGAATTAGAAGACTGACTGAATTTGGGCTATGACAAAAAAATTGCAAATAGTTTAAATTGATGTTGGCCAACCAGTCAAATTCATTCATGATTTAAAGTAGTCCATGGTTTCAGAGTGTCTTTATGTAGCTCACTATGTGATCCATTGCCTTCTTTCCTGCAGGAAAATTCAGCCAGCCTCTGTTAAAGAAGTTAACTATGCCATGAAATCCGTCAGGGATGTGCTGCCAGGTGACGGCCACGCCAAGGTCCTTAAGCCTCTTCTGGAACAGAATACCATCATCTCTCAGCACGTCATACTCACAGGTCAGGATGAAGGTGGGCGGCGTAAGGCGAAGAACATCATCCTCAGCCAACAATGGAGAGAACTCCGGCTGCAGCCCGTCTTTGATGATGTGGTATACCTCACCATCGTGAGCTGTGGCAACCTACAGCGGATTGATTTAATGAGTCAAGTAGAAGTGAAGATAGTCTAACACAAAAAGCAATTAAGAAATAGATTAGTAGAAGAAGTATCAGACACAAAACCCAAGTCTTTTATAGAATGACAGTGGGATTTTTTTACGTTAATTCATCGTCCTTCTCTTTTAGGGTCATTTTAGTGCAAAGTAAATTACTAACGATTTAAAGTAGAAGATTTAAGCAAAGGTGAAGCAGTTCATGAGCTGaaacaaatgaacagaaaacatatttttctcacaaaaatataaaaaaaggttATATTAATTGGAATCAAGGTTTGACATTATGTGGATGAACTTTTAATagtagttagtagtagtaggtaGTTAATGCCATGGAAGTTCGCACCACTtccttttaaaataatatttctaGCAAGGAAACAAAACTTACCAAAGAGCACCTCTCTGCCCCTTTTAGCATCACATATAGCTTTGTGGTACATAAAGCACATTAGCTTTGATGATAAGTATGTTTATTCTGTCATCTTTTTGACACTGTTCTCCCGGCTTACATGCATAAGAATTAATAGTTTAGTTCTTGACTGGTTTTGCCTTACTAACTGGCAAAAGTTTGGCTCTATACGTGAATAAAATTCAGGCCTTCGCCCAGTTTCTGATGGTATGCGCCAGGGTTCTGTTATTGGACCCTTCATGTTCATATTAAACTTTAAACACATCTAAGTCAGATAATTCCCAAGTATGGTTTTCAGTTCCATCATTATGCAGATCAGATTTACACTGATTTGCACCGCATCATTCACCATTTCTTCTCAATCTCAAGTGTTTGCATTACAGATTAATATATGTAAATCATGCACTCAGTATGGGCTGCAAAATATATTTCTCATCTGACTTTAGTTCACTCAAAACTCACCAGCTAGAATCCTCACATTGCATTGTTGggtttgtatatgtatatatatatatatatatatatatatatatatatatatatatatatttatatttatatatataaatagtgaGTGCTAGAATTCACTATATATAAATAGTGAGAGCTAGAATTCACCTTTGGCTTTTGGTCACTTCTCTCTCTGAATTTAGGCGGTAGATTAGTCGGGGCAAGCCACTTGCTGTAGTGCAGCTTTAGCTCAGCAGGAATGTGCCTTCCAGCCATGACGTCCTGGCATACAGACATGTCTCCGTTGAGATACTGCAGAAAGTAGAAGACGGTTCTGGCTCTGAACAATATGGGCACAGCGTGGTTCTGCTGGTAGGATGGCAGGTTGAAATCTGCCATTTGCAGGGCAGGGTAGATGAGGACCAGAGCAAGAGGAGATGGCAGGTCTCCAGTACGTTTTCCTGCCAGCCTCTGACTGAGAGCGGCCGTCAGGTTGCCCCCAGCACTGTCTCCACCCAGCACCACCCTGCCCGGGTCCACCCCAAACTCAGTCTCTGCCACTGAGAGAAAGTAAAGGGTGGCGGTCTCGCAGTCATCCAGGTGGGCAGGGAACCTGTGCTCAGGGGCAAGTCTGTAACTGACAGGAAGAATTATACAAATCAGATATATGGATGCATCtatgtaatatttaaatccTTTGAAATATGTGACCAGCTATTGACAATTAAGGAACGatcactggatattaatatatatatatatttttggatgAAATAAGATAATGTCAACCACTCCTTTGTCGCGTTTTTTATTTACTCAGGGTCTCTTTATGCATTATTAGATTTTGGTTTAGGATGTCATTTAGTGTTTGAAATGTGCACAAATTCAGGAGATCAGAAAGGGGACACATTAATGTACACTAAAAGCATAATAACTACATTAACAACTTTATTTTGGTGTAGGGTTGTTATGGTGTCCTTTTTTAACACTTAGTCACGGTGACCTCACTGCAGATttgctttaaatattaaattgaaTTTATTTCCATCTGTTCCTCTCTATGCTTTAAAACAGTAACATAAGCAGTTTCTTGGTCTAATTTTGCTGCGGTCAACTACATCCAGACACCAGCTGAATCCAATAACCCTCTTCACAAACATTTACAAACTTATTTTCAGCCTCAACATTACGAACAAAGAGATTTAGTGCTAATTTGATCAGTTTAACAATCACATAGTATTTAATACacttacatatttacatatttaatacacCACTGTTAACAGTTTGCCTTCGTTCACTCACTGATAATGACAGCAGGATTTAAATGGCCTCGCATATTTTATGGAAAGTCATGTCATCAAAATATGTtattagactaaaattcaaGAATAATGACAAGATATTATATTAGGTGAAATAAGAAGGTCTGTATAAGTACTGCTATTCATAATAATGCACAATATTAGGTTGCTTAATAAAGTGATATTCTTTCACCAGGTTTATCATGCAATTAAAAATGTCACACCCTTTGTTTATATACTTACCCAACAGACACGACTGTGGTGTTGGACTCTTTTGCAATGTGACGGCAAACTTCATCATACACATCTACATTCAGAAAAACAGGATTGTTTGTATTACTCTGGAACATATTAGACTACTATTTTCATACAGATCAAGCTTCTGTTGCTGCATGTCTTACCTATACTGCCAACAACCCATCCTCCACCGTGAAAATACATCATTCCTCTCCTCTTCTGGTCTGAGGCTGCTGTAGGCTCATATACTCTCACAGGCACGCCCCCAAAGGTCATGTCTTTAATGCGAAGGCCGGGTGGTGGCGGCTGTTGTCTGCCGACAATACATCCTGTACACCATCGAGTAAAACCCACCTGACTACACAGACCCAGACGCGCCAAGATTTGGCCCTGAAAACAGATTTAACAACAGACACTCATAATTTCATTAACCaattaaaatacaaacaaaaaatgactaaatatcaaatttttaaaaataaatatttgatatcaaaaataaacatcaaattACTTATACGGGAGGAacacttttatttgtttatttatttatttatttattatattttcatttgATGTATATGAGCACCATAATTTACCATTCAATAGTTTAATCAGTCCTTTATTGGATACATCTATACAATATCTGGAGTGCAGGAACTAAAcctgtgttcttttaactgtatTCATCTAATCAAAAAACTTAACTGAAAACAATAAAAGATTATTACTATTTATCATATCTATTACATTGTTATCTGTCTATTTAAATGCCAATTTATGATCAAAACATTTACTGCTGTGATTAATAATTTTTAACATTGTTTGCCAATTAACTTGGAGCAGCCATtaacacagatttttttttctagccTGTaatgtggatgtttactcaatatGTTCAACTGAGCAGTACAATGTTATCAGCTCAGCTTAATTTGTGATGGTCTATTATTGAGTTAGACAATGgccagaccacattttattagtcaTTAGTATTACCTAATAATAACTGGAAAAAAAATTGTGTTATTACCCAAGAGGTTTTCACAGCACTTTTGTATATGGGGAAAATgagttaattattcagtaaattagatttttatgCCATGCACCAATCAGATACAAGGATCAGATATTGGTCCTtttactaacaaaattagctggatagagtattgggagaattaGGCCGATCCACAGGACTGATCTATTCACTGAACCCGATTCCCAGACAGccagtattctaggcttcataactcatAGCAAGTAGCAACAGCAAGTCTTACTCTGTCTAATAATCCCCTATCTATATTGGAGGACAGCCGAGAGTGAGGGGGAAGGGTAATAACACTACCACAACTGGTCTTCAATttaagaagaattgagaaaaggAGGAGCTGCACGCTCTTTtttggtctcacagacttcaaatTTTAGAATAAAAGTCTTGAACCCAGACAACAAGGTGCCAAGTTCCagcacaattatttattttggtaacaaataaataacaattcGATTCATTTATATccgtgctgtttttttttagattttgttttacaaacttaaaagtaatgtaaagtaatgtgtaagtcaatcctgatgccttaagtctcttcCACATGGtaaggtatatggtttattaattcaacagtgGTATTGGACCAGTATTGGATATTGGCTGATACGCAAAGTTTATCTATCGGTATTGCTATCGGAACAGAGAAGTCAGATCGGTGCATCACTAATTATTATGATGTTACAGTATTACACTAGCAGTAGACTAGCAGTACGTATGCTTTATGCCTAAGTATGTgaatattaaagggttaa
Coding sequences within:
- the aadacl4 gene encoding arylacetamide deacetylase-like 4 produces the protein MEIGTAILIIGFAALAAAFCLLLIGLVYSEAMNSEIPPGVANSGKLRAVHCGLVGIAVGGQILARLGLCSQVGFTRWCTGCIVGRQQPPPPGLRIKDMTFGGVPVRVYEPTAASDQKRRGMMYFHGGGWVVGSIDVYDEVCRHIAKESNTTVVSVGYRLAPEHRFPAHLDDCETATLYFLSVAETEFGVDPGRVVLGGDSAGGNLTAALSQRLAGKRTGDLPSPLALVLIYPALQMADFNLPSYQQNHAVPILFRARTVFYFLQYLNGDMSVCQDVMAGRHIPAELKLHYSKWLAPTNLPPKFRERSDQKPKVATAHDGEVYHIIKDGLQPEFSPLLAEDDVLRLTPPTFILTCEYDVLRDDGILFQKRLKDLGVAVTWQHIPDGFHGIVNFFNRGWLNFPAGKKAMDHIVSYIKTL